The following are encoded together in the Candidatus Palauibacter australiensis genome:
- a CDS encoding histone deacetylase codes for MRTPRDFARTRREFIEEAALGVAGFGLLPATAWACAEAPDAGELESASSDAASTPATGTGLVWDDRYLDHVLIRPDGARPPEIPDRLVRIREELVARGLDAATVPLAPAAEAMPHIEALHTPEHVASIREIEVSGPVAELAVSGALTAIDAVVAEQVRNAFCAVRPPGHHANNTGAEEGFCYYSNAAVAARYAQQVHGFERVLVIDWDYHHGNATQNAFYDDPSVLFFSAHDWAAYPRTGDPALTGEGDGAGLNINVHLDCGATDADMLGRWDDTLSPAVAAFDPDFVILSAGFDSRVDDLLGCFALTDDAFRRMTRTAMDYADTCCEGRVVSLLEGGYNLDGTALATAAHIETLLEG; via the coding sequence ATGCGCACGCCGAGAGATTTCGCCCGCACGCGAAGGGAGTTCATCGAGGAGGCTGCCCTGGGTGTCGCGGGCTTCGGCCTGCTTCCGGCCACGGCCTGGGCCTGCGCGGAGGCCCCCGACGCGGGGGAGTTGGAGAGCGCCTCGAGCGACGCCGCTTCCACCCCGGCGACGGGGACCGGACTCGTTTGGGACGACCGCTACCTGGACCACGTCCTGATCCGGCCGGACGGCGCACGCCCCCCGGAGATTCCCGACCGCCTCGTGCGCATCCGGGAGGAACTCGTCGCGCGGGGGCTCGACGCGGCCACCGTGCCGCTCGCTCCGGCCGCCGAGGCGATGCCGCACATCGAGGCGCTCCACACGCCGGAGCATGTGGCGTCGATCCGCGAAATCGAGGTATCCGGTCCGGTCGCCGAACTCGCCGTGTCCGGCGCGTTGACCGCGATCGATGCCGTCGTCGCGGAGCAGGTGCGGAACGCCTTCTGCGCGGTCCGTCCTCCGGGTCACCACGCGAACAACACCGGCGCCGAGGAGGGGTTCTGCTACTACAGCAACGCCGCCGTGGCCGCCAGGTACGCGCAGCAGGTGCACGGGTTCGAGCGGGTGCTCGTCATCGACTGGGACTACCACCACGGGAACGCGACGCAGAACGCCTTCTACGACGATCCTTCCGTGCTCTTCTTCTCCGCCCACGACTGGGCCGCCTATCCGCGCACGGGCGACCCGGCCCTCACCGGAGAAGGGGACGGAGCAGGACTCAACATCAACGTGCATCTCGACTGCGGCGCCACGGACGCCGACATGCTGGGCCGCTGGGATGACACCCTCTCGCCGGCCGTCGCCGCCTTCGACCCGGACTTCGTGATCCTCTCCGCGGGCTTCGACAGCCGCGTCGACGACCTCCTGGGCTGCTTCGCGCTCACGGACGACGCCTTCCGGCGCATGACGCGGACCGCGATGGACTACGCAGACACCTGCTGCGAAGGGCGCGTCGTCTCGCTGCTGGAGGGCGGCTACAACCTCGACGGCACCGCGCTCGCCACAGCCGCCCACATCGAGACGCTGCTCGAAGGATAG
- a CDS encoding DUF6165 family protein → MNIQIPVSAGELIDRITILRLKQSRIRDPRKLANVNSELERLQEICEQTIGPLEGAPLRVTKRLGELEAVNRGIWDVEDKLRALERARDFGHRFIEAARQVYRLNDERHRLKRALSEDYGSAILEEKSHASADPETDPA, encoded by the coding sequence GTGAATATCCAAATCCCGGTCTCCGCCGGCGAACTCATCGACCGCATCACCATCCTGCGACTGAAACAGTCCCGGATCCGCGACCCCCGGAAGCTCGCGAACGTGAACTCCGAGCTCGAGCGCCTCCAGGAGATCTGCGAGCAGACGATCGGGCCGCTCGAGGGAGCCCCGCTCCGCGTCACGAAACGCCTCGGGGAACTGGAAGCGGTGAACCGGGGCATATGGGATGTCGAGGACAAGTTGCGCGCTCTGGAACGTGCCCGCGACTTCGGCCACCGCTTCATCGAAGCGGCGCGGCAAGTCTACCGCCTCAACGACGAACGTCACCGCCTCAAGCGCGCCCTCAGCGAGGACTACGGCTCTGCGATCCTCGAGGAGAAGTCGCACGCGTCCGCCGACCCGGAGACGGACCCGGCGTAG
- a CDS encoding DUF933 domain-containing protein gives MKIGLVGFAGAGKTTVFNAMTGLGVPVGFGGEMRLGTVRVPDARIDALSALLSPRRTTYAEMRFCDIPGEHGAASKGLSPRGLQQIRDQEALCLVLRDFDNPALADPPDAEGELEAFATECLLSDLDIVERRLDRARREGADAVEIAAFEGALGALEREQPLRTVPRAELDRAPFRGYGLLTDRPLLAVLNRSEDRAGEALPPALAARLAAMGAGGLALSAPVEAEIADLEPEDRAAFVEALGLREPALARFIRSAYGLLDLISFFTAAPAEVRAWTIRRGTRARRAAGRVHSDMERGFIRAEVIPYEVFAKYGSEQAVKEAGLLQVEGRDYVVEDGDILHIRFNV, from the coding sequence GTGAAGATTGGGCTCGTGGGGTTCGCGGGCGCCGGCAAGACGACGGTGTTCAACGCGATGACGGGACTCGGCGTCCCGGTCGGGTTCGGCGGCGAGATGCGGCTGGGTACGGTGCGGGTTCCGGATGCGCGAATCGATGCGCTCAGCGCCCTCCTGTCCCCGCGCAGGACGACGTACGCGGAGATGCGGTTCTGCGACATTCCGGGGGAGCACGGCGCGGCGAGCAAGGGCCTGTCGCCGCGCGGGCTCCAGCAGATCCGCGACCAGGAGGCGCTCTGCCTCGTCCTGAGGGACTTCGACAACCCGGCGCTGGCCGACCCGCCGGACGCGGAGGGCGAACTCGAGGCTTTCGCCACGGAGTGTCTGCTCTCCGATCTCGACATCGTCGAGCGCCGGCTGGACCGGGCGCGTCGCGAGGGAGCGGACGCCGTCGAGATCGCCGCCTTCGAAGGGGCGCTGGGGGCGCTCGAACGCGAGCAGCCGCTGCGGACCGTGCCCCGGGCGGAACTGGACCGCGCGCCGTTCCGCGGCTACGGCCTCCTGACGGACCGTCCGCTGCTCGCCGTGCTGAACCGCAGCGAGGATCGCGCCGGGGAGGCGCTGCCGCCGGCGCTCGCCGCGCGACTCGCCGCGATGGGGGCCGGCGGCCTGGCGCTGTCCGCGCCCGTCGAGGCGGAGATCGCCGACCTCGAGCCGGAAGACCGGGCCGCCTTCGTGGAGGCGCTCGGCCTGCGCGAACCGGCGCTCGCCCGCTTCATCCGCTCGGCCTACGGACTCCTCGACCTCATCTCCTTCTTCACCGCCGCCCCCGCCGAAGTGCGCGCCTGGACGATCCGGCGCGGCACGCGCGCCCGGCGGGCGGCGGGCCGGGTCCATTCCGACATGGAACGCGGCTTCATCCGCGCGGAGGTCATCCCCTACGAGGTGTTCGCGAAGTACGGCTCCGAACAGGCCGTGAAGGAGGCGGGCCTGCTACAGGTCGAGGGCAGGGACTACGTCGTCGAAGACGGCGACATCCTCCACATCCGCTTCAACGTCTGA
- a CDS encoding serine hydrolase, which yields MTRNRLPLLAALLLSGACGGAGGPGASAPIPLEELTRGAWPPPAMLPNDRFLPSSEAEPARHPFSGVITLAGAEIETEPAELDPRRFMGRDTKRFPDVSLGFVADGRDLIPWNRNLIVSGTRTEAGSYWDVLVGPGTVWAEPGEAWSRAAFPLQLASSVENETYNGVATFAFNDREVSGVRFQTVTQGRPYFLVQRRLMWGQLAAEFAPGPAPAGAIEAFAAEKARRLPLRPISDLRPRVGDAVFDAMHGDMNTANMVTAAFLVRDTLYAADCPTPFGELPFCREQRFGIWSVTKSTGNTVAALRLAQRYGREILEERVADHLNVTAEHDGWEDVRFRDVLNMATGVGEGSTRTEPNNTGDGYLIGYDDWYTAISKDERIRQVFRASNHPWGPGEVVRYRDQDAFLIGAAMDAYLKHRAGPEADLWEMLEDEVYRPIGVPHVPTNRLVEADGSLTLPQMSQGYYPTLDDLAKIARLLQNGGMHAGEPLLHPELTAEVLYRTDARGIAFGPPVEIGQPSYYLAVWHQNYVGEGGCVVDLPRMSGWGGHRVVLFPNGIVAIRISKVTGSDVSPVDGLAAVADRLDPFCP from the coding sequence ATGACTCGAAACCGGCTTCCGCTGCTGGCCGCGCTTCTGCTCTCAGGCGCCTGCGGAGGCGCGGGCGGCCCCGGCGCTTCCGCTCCGATCCCCCTCGAAGAGCTGACCCGCGGGGCCTGGCCCCCGCCCGCCATGCTCCCCAACGACCGCTTTCTCCCCTCGTCCGAAGCGGAGCCCGCCCGGCATCCCTTCTCCGGCGTCATCACGCTCGCCGGGGCCGAGATCGAGACGGAGCCCGCGGAACTCGATCCGCGCCGCTTCATGGGGCGGGACACGAAGCGCTTCCCCGACGTGTCGCTGGGATTCGTCGCGGATGGCCGCGACCTGATCCCGTGGAACCGCAATCTCATCGTCTCCGGCACGCGCACCGAAGCCGGGAGTTATTGGGATGTCCTGGTCGGGCCCGGAACCGTCTGGGCCGAGCCGGGGGAAGCATGGTCGCGGGCGGCGTTCCCGCTGCAACTCGCGAGTTCCGTCGAGAACGAGACGTACAACGGGGTTGCGACCTTCGCCTTCAACGACCGGGAGGTGTCGGGCGTCCGCTTCCAGACCGTGACCCAGGGACGGCCCTACTTCCTCGTGCAGCGGCGGTTGATGTGGGGCCAGCTCGCGGCGGAGTTTGCGCCGGGCCCGGCGCCGGCGGGGGCGATCGAGGCCTTCGCCGCCGAGAAGGCGCGGCGTCTGCCCCTGCGCCCGATCTCCGACCTGCGCCCGCGGGTGGGAGACGCCGTGTTCGACGCCATGCACGGGGACATGAATACCGCGAACATGGTCACGGCCGCCTTCCTCGTGCGGGACACGCTCTACGCCGCCGACTGCCCCACGCCGTTCGGGGAGCTTCCCTTCTGCCGGGAGCAGCGTTTCGGGATCTGGTCCGTCACCAAGTCCACCGGGAACACGGTGGCCGCGCTGCGGCTGGCGCAGCGCTACGGGCGCGAGATCCTCGAGGAGCGCGTGGCCGACCACCTGAACGTCACGGCGGAACACGACGGCTGGGAGGACGTCCGCTTCCGGGACGTCCTCAACATGGCCACGGGGGTGGGAGAGGGATCGACGCGGACCGAGCCCAACAACACGGGCGACGGCTACCTGATCGGCTACGACGACTGGTACACGGCGATTTCGAAGGACGAGCGGATCCGGCAGGTGTTCCGCGCCTCGAACCATCCGTGGGGACCCGGCGAGGTCGTCCGCTACCGCGACCAGGACGCGTTCCTCATCGGCGCGGCGATGGACGCCTACCTCAAGCATCGGGCCGGTCCGGAGGCCGATCTGTGGGAGATGCTGGAGGACGAGGTGTACCGACCCATCGGCGTGCCGCACGTGCCGACCAACCGGCTCGTCGAGGCGGACGGCTCGCTCACGCTGCCGCAGATGTCACAGGGTTACTACCCGACGTTGGACGACCTCGCGAAGATCGCGCGGCTGCTCCAGAACGGGGGCATGCACGCGGGCGAGCCTCTGCTGCACCCCGAGTTGACGGCCGAGGTGTTGTACCGGACGGACGCGCGGGGGATCGCCTTCGGCCCGCCCGTCGAGATCGGGCAGCCCAGCTACTACCTCGCGGTCTGGCACCAGAACTACGTCGGCGAAGGGGGCTGCGTCGTCGACCTCCCGCGCATGTCGGGCTGGGGCGGGCACCGCGTCGTCCTCTTCCCCAACGGCATCGTCGCGATCCGGATCTCGAAGGTGACGGGGAGCGACGTCTCACCGGTGGACGGCCTGGCCGCGGTGGCCGACCGCCTCGACCCATTCTGCCCGTGA